A portion of the Lysinibacillus timonensis genome contains these proteins:
- a CDS encoding TRAP transporter small permease, producing the protein MEILKKVLDKVLSTTCVVLFGALVLLVTWQVFTRFVLNDPSAFSEELAKYCFVWLVLFGSAFVFGEYGHMRIEFIQEKFPTKFKLLVQIFIELSVIIFSALVLLSGGLAITKLAWTQMSAALQIPVGYLYAAMPVSGIFIIFYCIYNIYSILKNKKPLEVVE; encoded by the coding sequence ATGGAGATATTAAAAAAAGTACTTGATAAAGTTTTGTCTACTACATGCGTCGTATTATTCGGCGCATTAGTTCTCCTTGTAACGTGGCAAGTATTCACACGATTTGTGCTTAACGATCCAAGTGCATTTTCAGAAGAATTAGCAAAATACTGTTTTGTCTGGTTAGTACTGTTTGGTTCAGCATTTGTATTTGGTGAATATGGGCATATGCGAATTGAATTTATTCAAGAGAAATTTCCTACCAAATTTAAATTATTAGTACAAATATTTATAGAATTAAGTGTTATTATCTTCTCCGCTCTAGTCTTACTTTCTGGTGGTTTAGCGATTACAAAATTAGCATGGACACAAATGTCCGCTGCATTGCAAATACCAGTTGGTTATTTATATGCAGCAATGCCAGTCAGTGGAATATTTATTATTTTCTACTGCATTTACAATATTTATAGTATTTTGAAAAATAAAAAACCATTAGAAGTTGTAGAATGA
- a CDS encoding TRAP transporter substrate-binding protein: MKKFFKQFMFLGVMAIVCTMLVACGGSSEGGASNGQTQVLKVAFNQPENHPQYKAMVEFGEKLKERTNGAYEIEIFPNELLGAQRETIEQVQTGTIAMSIVAGSLLENFNEDFAVFNLPYVFESAEHQMSVLNDQAVVGDLYSSLKDQGIFVAGAFHSGVRNVYNSEKPINTPEDLNGLKIRIIESDTNIKMMEQMGGTGTPMGQGEVYTAIQSGVIEGGENNELIYANLKHAEIAPYYSYTKHLMFPDYLLINSQLFDGMSEEHQQIFKEELLVAIDREVEMWDEDVQKAIADAEAAGAKFNDVDIELFRKATESVVQEKLTSENAKQLYEKVREAAK; this comes from the coding sequence ATGAAAAAGTTTTTTAAACAGTTTATGTTTTTAGGGGTTATGGCAATCGTTTGTACTATGTTAGTAGCATGCGGTGGTAGTAGTGAAGGTGGAGCATCAAATGGTCAAACACAAGTGTTAAAAGTAGCTTTTAACCAACCAGAAAATCACCCACAGTATAAAGCGATGGTAGAATTTGGTGAAAAATTAAAAGAACGTACAAATGGAGCATATGAAATTGAAATTTTCCCAAATGAACTATTAGGGGCACAGCGCGAAACAATTGAACAAGTACAAACAGGAACAATTGCAATGTCAATCGTTGCAGGTAGTTTGTTAGAAAACTTCAATGAAGATTTTGCTGTGTTTAACTTACCATATGTATTTGAATCTGCAGAACACCAAATGTCAGTATTAAATGATCAAGCAGTTGTAGGAGATCTTTATTCTTCTTTAAAAGATCAAGGGATTTTTGTAGCAGGAGCATTCCACTCAGGTGTACGTAATGTCTATAACAGTGAAAAACCGATTAATACACCAGAAGATTTAAATGGGTTAAAAATTCGTATTATCGAATCAGATACAAATATTAAAATGATGGAACAAATGGGTGGAACAGGTACACCAATGGGTCAAGGTGAAGTATATACTGCCATTCAATCAGGCGTTATTGAGGGTGGCGAAAATAACGAACTAATTTACGCAAACCTAAAACATGCTGAAATTGCACCTTACTATTCTTATACAAAACACTTAATGTTCCCAGATTATTTACTTATTAATTCACAATTATTTGATGGTATGAGTGAAGAACACCAACAGATCTTTAAAGAAGAACTTTTAGTTGCAATTGATCGTGAAGTTGAAATGTGGGATGAAGATGTACAAAAAGCAATTGCTGATGCAGAAGCAGCAGGAGCTAAATTCAATGATGTAGATATTGAATTATTCCGAAAAGCAACAGAATCAGTTGTACAAGAAAAATTAACATCAGAAAATGCTAAACAATTATATGAGAAAGTTCGTGAGGCAGCGAAATAA
- a CDS encoding C-terminal binding protein produces the protein MKVIISDCDHANIDIEQSIFNQNNILIELQQNKSEDDLIKNCHDANVILNQYAPFTERVFSQLPNLKLIIRYGVGVNNIDLTAATKYGVQVCNVPDYGTHEVADHALALMLALTRKIPLMNRLVKEGKWDYQASIPIFRHSEQTVGIVGVGRIGSEFAKKVHALGCKVIAYDISPKNKHYDSSLSFINFVDFEQLVTQSDIISIHCPSDQASNLFNESVFNQMKSTSYLINVSRGGIVDEDALYNALASNKLAGAALDVSVKEPITQDSPLLTLEQFICTPHMAWYSEQAAQELKRKVAEEAVRYVKKEQLHYPVNKI, from the coding sequence ATGAAAGTCATTATTTCTGATTGTGACCATGCAAATATTGATATAGAGCAATCGATATTTAACCAGAATAATATTTTAATAGAATTACAACAAAATAAATCCGAAGACGATTTAATCAAAAATTGTCACGATGCGAATGTAATTTTAAATCAATATGCACCATTTACGGAAAGAGTTTTCTCACAATTGCCAAATTTGAAACTAATAATTCGTTATGGTGTAGGGGTTAATAATATCGATTTAACTGCCGCAACAAAATATGGTGTCCAAGTTTGTAATGTACCTGATTATGGTACACACGAAGTTGCAGATCATGCTTTAGCCTTAATGCTAGCGCTTACAAGAAAAATCCCACTGATGAACCGCTTAGTAAAAGAAGGTAAATGGGATTACCAAGCGAGTATCCCTATATTTCGCCATAGCGAACAAACTGTAGGGATTGTAGGGGTAGGACGTATAGGCTCAGAGTTTGCAAAGAAAGTACATGCGCTTGGATGTAAAGTTATTGCCTATGATATCTCACCAAAAAACAAACATTATGATTCAAGTTTGTCATTTATTAATTTTGTAGATTTTGAGCAACTAGTGACGCAATCCGATATTATATCGATTCACTGTCCGTCAGATCAAGCTAGTAATCTATTTAATGAAAGCGTTTTTAATCAAATGAAATCAACAAGTTACTTAATTAATGTTTCAAGAGGTGGCATTGTTGATGAGGATGCTTTATATAACGCTTTAGCTTCAAACAAATTAGCAGGTGCTGCATTAGATGTCTCTGTAAAGGAGCCAATAACTCAAGACTCACCATTATTGACTCTAGAACAATTTATTTGCACACCACATATGGCTTGGTATTCAGAACAAGCCGCTCAAGAATTAAAACGAAAAGTTGCAGAAGAAGCAGTGAGATATGTGAAGAAAGAACAACTTCATTATCCTGTTAATAAAATTTAA